TTGTGTGCTTCCGGTTTGGCATCTTCTTTCTTCTTTGGTTCATATTCCTGAACCAAAGCAAAAATGCGGTCTCCGTCGATTTCGTGGCGGCCCAAAGATAAGGACAAAATATCGGATTTCGCAATGAAACGAAGTCCTTCAAGGATGTTGCCAGGCAAGTTGGCTTCATCCAGAGATAGATTTTCAAGAGTACCATAAATCATGGTCTGGCTCCTATTGTATGACGGCCCGACCATGATGGCCGGGCCGAGCGAGGTGAACGCCTATCCTTCCGGATTAGGGGAGGAACAATTGCTCTGCTTAGAGCGTATTGACCGGATAGTGGACGGGTTCACCTTTCGCAAACCGAGCGGCCTCTTCGGCAACCTTGCGCTTCAATTCAGCAGAAGATTCTTCCGAATAATAGGCCATGTGAGGGGTTAGGAACACATTGTCCATATCGAGAAGACGTGAATCCTTGGCGATTGGCTCAGGAGAAACACAATCGAGTGCAGCTCCACCCAGAGTTCCTGCCTCAAGCAAATCTGCAAGAGCTTTCTCATCAATAATGCCGCCGCGAGCGGTATTGATGATGATGGCGCCCTTTTTCATCATCTTGAGCTTGTCAGCATCAAGTAGATTGCGGGTTTCTTCATTCAATGGACAATGGATTGATACGACATCGCAGTTGGCGAGAAGCTCTTCCAGAGTAGCTACCTGTTTCACGCCCGGAATTCTGGTTTCGAGATCTTTTCTGTTAAGATCATAGACCAAAACTTTCTTGCCCAGCGGCAGTACCTTTTTAGCAAACAATCCGCCAATGCGGCCAACGCCCAAAACACCGATTGACAACTCGGTAATACGGCGAATTGGTGCCATTTTGCGGAAGTCCCATTCTCTGGCACGGGTATGGCTGACCGTTGCAGGAATTTTCCTGATAAGCGCCATCATGAGTGCCAAGGCATGGTCTGATACTTCATGCATGCCATAGTCCGGCACGTTGCAAACCTGAACGCCATGTCGGGTCGCAGCTTCCAAATCGATATTGTCTACGCCAACGCCATATCTGACGATTTGCTTCACCTCAGGAAGTGCGGTGAAAACACGGTCGTCAAATCGCCCATACTGGTTGAGAATGATATTGCCACCCTTGCATTGCTCGATCAC
This window of the uncultured Cohaesibacter sp. genome carries:
- a CDS encoding C-terminal binding protein, with product MKVIVSDCDHESMQIEKDVLAKAGLDFTHMAARTEDEVIEQCKGGNIILNQYGRFDDRVFTALPEVKQIVRYGVGVDNIDLEAATRHGVQVCNVPDYGMHEVSDHALALMMALIRKIPATVSHTRAREWDFRKMAPIRRITELSIGVLGVGRIGGLFAKKVLPLGKKVLVYDLNRKDLETRIPGVKQVATLEELLANCDVVSIHCPLNEETRNLLDADKLKMMKKGAIIINTARGGIIDEKALADLLEAGTLGGAALDCVSPEPIAKDSRLLDMDNVFLTPHMAYYSEESSAELKRKVAEEAARFAKGEPVHYPVNTL